A genomic stretch from Luteolibacter flavescens includes:
- a CDS encoding tetratricopeptide repeat protein — MPDSERDLLFDDANGALAVGELDEAAALYRRCVALDPGFFDGWHALGMCLLKLGEVKEAIGCGLQATTLRPNDLLAWTALSQMYVRDGQIAEAEFAKGNARILSLGGKVLRTEG; from the coding sequence ATGCCCGACTCCGAACGCGACTTGTTGTTTGATGACGCCAACGGCGCCCTTGCCGTTGGCGAGCTTGATGAAGCGGCGGCCCTTTATCGCCGCTGCGTGGCCCTTGATCCCGGCTTCTTCGATGGCTGGCATGCGCTCGGCATGTGCCTCCTGAAGCTCGGTGAGGTAAAGGAAGCCATCGGCTGCGGCCTGCAGGCCACCACCCTGCGGCCAAATGACCTGCTCGCCTGGACCGCGCTGTCCCAGATGTATGTGCGGGACGGCCAGATTGCCGAGGCCGAGTTCGCCAAAGGCAACGCCCGCATCTTGTCCTTGGGTGGCAAGGTGTTACGGACCGAAGGCTGA
- a CDS encoding type II secretion system protein → MTLIELTVVILVLLSLIGVLFLGANAWKNGSDRVLCILNLQSVQKGVRSYSNLNGRAPGETVPGLQSEVIGLGRFVEAMPECPAQGSYTTTGDTIPMLGSLYLECSLGTSGSHVPANAEDW, encoded by the coding sequence ATGACCCTCATCGAGCTCACCGTGGTCATCCTGGTGTTGCTCTCCCTCATCGGCGTCCTCTTCCTCGGCGCGAATGCATGGAAAAACGGGTCGGACCGGGTGCTCTGCATCCTGAACCTGCAATCGGTCCAGAAGGGTGTCCGCAGCTACTCGAATCTCAATGGCCGCGCTCCCGGCGAAACGGTGCCCGGCTTGCAGTCGGAAGTGATCGGCCTGGGCCGCTTCGTCGAGGCGATGCCCGAGTGTCCCGCCCAGGGCAGCTATACCACGACCGGCGATACGATCCCGATGCTCGGCAGCCTTTACCTCGAGTGCTCGCTAGGCACGTCCGGCTCGCATGTGCCCGCAAACGCGGAGGATTGGTAA
- a CDS encoding peptidylprolyl isomerase → MIEHLRKYTGLIIFVIALLFIGLAFVGDNVTKGHRSGNDPLVLSVDGDQYTASEVQKLGSMPMAMVSGFHMFDFYEFASILGGVGGAPEALHRAFVNRLNIRQAAEDYGVHPSKEEIFAEIKKMTAFQGSDGAFSQANYNDFMTKSISRAGLVESDFLDLVSDKIATRKLTEIIGGGLAVDRNFAANMVARNDQQVTLQLTRLPLSKFQDELKPTDEELTAHWDTTKERYQTDRKIKVSYIIAKPTYPELPKEEVKLPDAVTEEQKKEAEAKATEKKAADEAKLAEDKRRIDGEMADTVDTFLHNINETEGKDFAKLAEENGWTVVTTDLFARTSLPTELSINTRSTSNPRPIGDFLFQISPGTDAMSRFSDALPIADGAYLVAHLDEAEEARTKTFDEAKEQVLVDYIAEKAGEALKKDADEKAAKIREALTAGKTFADAAKELGLEVKSLPAFKSADKVPDEADSSALFEAAATVDPGTLADPLMRPDGATFIFVEKRELVNDPGRDERVNQSLTGLASTQQRIAFSAWLEEKLAAAQIVDLTKKP, encoded by the coding sequence ATGATCGAACACCTCCGCAAATACACCGGCCTGATCATCTTCGTGATCGCCTTGCTCTTCATCGGCTTGGCCTTCGTCGGCGACAATGTCACCAAGGGTCACCGCTCGGGAAATGATCCCCTGGTGCTCTCCGTGGATGGAGACCAATACACCGCGTCCGAAGTGCAGAAGCTCGGCAGCATGCCGATGGCCATGGTCTCCGGCTTCCACATGTTCGATTTCTACGAATTCGCCAGCATCCTCGGCGGCGTGGGCGGTGCCCCGGAGGCCCTGCATCGCGCATTCGTGAACCGCCTGAATATCCGCCAGGCCGCGGAGGACTACGGCGTGCATCCGTCGAAGGAGGAAATCTTCGCGGAGATCAAGAAGATGACCGCCTTCCAAGGCTCGGACGGCGCCTTCAGCCAAGCGAACTACAATGACTTCATGACCAAGTCGATCAGTCGCGCAGGCCTCGTGGAGAGCGACTTCCTGGACCTGGTCAGCGACAAGATCGCCACCCGCAAGCTGACCGAGATCATCGGCGGCGGCCTCGCCGTGGACCGCAACTTCGCCGCCAACATGGTGGCCCGCAACGACCAGCAGGTGACCCTCCAGCTCACCCGCCTGCCCCTCTCGAAATTCCAGGACGAGCTGAAGCCGACCGACGAGGAGCTGACGGCACACTGGGATACCACCAAGGAGCGCTACCAGACCGACCGGAAGATCAAGGTCTCCTACATCATCGCCAAGCCGACCTACCCGGAACTGCCGAAGGAAGAGGTGAAGCTGCCCGACGCCGTGACCGAGGAGCAGAAGAAGGAAGCGGAAGCGAAAGCCACCGAGAAGAAGGCCGCCGACGAGGCCAAGCTGGCCGAGGACAAGCGCCGCATCGACGGCGAGATGGCCGACACCGTGGACACCTTCCTCCACAATATCAACGAGACCGAAGGCAAGGACTTCGCCAAGCTCGCCGAAGAGAATGGCTGGACGGTGGTGACCACCGATCTCTTCGCCCGCACTTCCCTGCCGACCGAGCTCTCGATCAATACCCGCTCGACCTCGAATCCCCGCCCGATCGGTGACTTCCTGTTCCAGATCTCGCCGGGCACCGATGCCATGTCGCGCTTCAGCGACGCCCTGCCGATCGCGGACGGTGCCTACCTCGTCGCTCACCTCGACGAAGCCGAGGAAGCCCGCACGAAGACCTTTGACGAAGCGAAGGAGCAGGTCCTGGTGGACTACATCGCGGAGAAGGCAGGCGAAGCCCTGAAGAAGGACGCCGATGAAAAAGCCGCGAAGATCCGCGAGGCGCTCACCGCCGGGAAGACTTTCGCCGACGCCGCCAAGGAACTCGGCCTCGAGGTGAAGTCCCTGCCTGCTTTCAAGTCCGCCGACAAGGTGCCTGACGAAGCCGACAGCTCGGCCCTCTTCGAAGCCGCCGCCACGGTGGATCCCGGCACGCTGGCAGATCCCCTGATGCGCCCGGACGGTGCCACCTTCATCTTCGTCGAGAAGCGCGAACTGGTGAACGACCCCGGCCGCGACGAGCGGGTGAACCAGTCCCTTACCGGCCTGGCTTCCACCCAGCAGCGCATTGCCTTCTCCGCCTGGCTGGAGGAGAAGCTGGCCGCGGCCCAGATCGTTGACCTCACCAAGAAGCCCTGA
- the rsmA gene encoding 16S rRNA (adenine(1518)-N(6)/adenine(1519)-N(6))-dimethyltransferase RsmA produces MTGSEIRDALETAGVMPSRQLGQNFLCDPNMARWITEQLDAGPDDAIVEVGPGTGALTEHLVGRVRRIVLVEFDSRLAAYLKARFANEPSVEVHHADGAKFDIRSLWKHRPLKFLGNLPYSSGGAILRNFLSRPNPFERAVVMLQKEVIERLAAGPRTKEYGVLTLRVQSEWQVKPLRTVPPEAFHPRPQIDSSVALMLPRGKEFPAYDARRFDEMIRRGFAQRRKQMGRQMPENPPWEEVHASLGVLPTARAEELSLVQWIELARVYDDHPLRDVPQRGEEIFDVVDEADQVTGQATRREVHEKGLLHRAVHVFAVNRHGELLLQKRSRFKDAHPGVWDSSVSGHLDSGEDYETAAIRELEEEMGITGVPIQEVGKIGPCDATGWEHVRLYLCRWDGSPRFPCAEVEASMWMKPDELDQWIAARPEDFASGFLECWKLSRGR; encoded by the coding sequence GTGACGGGAAGTGAGATCCGCGATGCCCTGGAGACCGCCGGGGTGATGCCCAGCCGCCAGCTTGGCCAGAATTTCCTCTGCGATCCGAACATGGCTCGCTGGATCACCGAGCAGCTCGATGCCGGGCCGGACGACGCCATCGTGGAGGTGGGTCCGGGGACCGGCGCGCTCACGGAGCACCTCGTCGGACGCGTCCGGCGCATCGTGCTGGTGGAGTTCGACTCGCGGCTGGCCGCCTATCTCAAGGCGCGCTTTGCTAATGAGCCCAGCGTGGAGGTGCATCATGCCGACGGTGCGAAATTCGACATCCGCTCGCTCTGGAAGCACCGGCCGCTGAAGTTCCTGGGGAATCTGCCGTACTCCTCCGGCGGGGCGATCCTGCGGAATTTCCTGTCCCGGCCAAATCCCTTCGAGCGCGCGGTGGTGATGCTCCAGAAGGAAGTCATCGAGCGTCTCGCCGCGGGTCCGCGCACGAAGGAGTATGGCGTGCTGACCCTGCGCGTGCAGAGCGAGTGGCAGGTGAAGCCGCTCCGCACGGTGCCGCCGGAAGCCTTTCATCCCCGGCCGCAGATCGACTCCTCGGTGGCGCTGATGCTGCCGCGCGGGAAGGAATTCCCGGCCTACGATGCGCGGCGCTTTGACGAGATGATCCGCCGCGGATTTGCCCAGCGCCGCAAGCAGATGGGACGGCAGATGCCGGAGAATCCGCCGTGGGAGGAAGTGCATGCCAGCCTCGGGGTGCTGCCGACCGCTCGTGCCGAGGAGCTGTCGCTGGTCCAGTGGATCGAGCTGGCGCGCGTGTATGATGATCATCCGCTGCGCGACGTGCCGCAGCGGGGGGAGGAAATCTTCGACGTGGTGGACGAGGCGGATCAGGTCACCGGCCAGGCGACCCGGCGGGAGGTGCATGAAAAAGGCCTGCTCCATCGCGCCGTCCACGTCTTCGCCGTGAATCGCCACGGCGAGCTACTTTTGCAAAAGCGCTCGCGTTTCAAGGACGCGCACCCGGGCGTATGGGACTCCAGCGTCTCGGGCCATCTGGACTCCGGCGAGGACTACGAGACCGCCGCGATCCGCGAACTGGAGGAGGAAATGGGCATCACCGGCGTGCCGATCCAGGAAGTCGGCAAGATCGGCCCGTGTGACGCAACCGGTTGGGAACACGTGCGGCTCTACCTTTGCCGCTGGGATGGCTCGCCGCGATTCCCCTGCGCCGAGGTCGAGGCCTCGATGTGGATGAAGCCGGACGAGCTGGACCAGTGGATCGCCGCGCGACCAGAGGATTTCGCCAGTGGCTTCCTCGAATGCTGGAAACTTTCGCGCGGAAGGTAA
- a CDS encoding MYXO-CTERM sorting domain-containing protein, translating to MTLPIRPVLAGLSAFFGLSAMAQAVTLYSADFTSNPTVLSQEYNSYGDNVNFGQWVSSGWNNATLVDGYLRTYSDTEGFRGASVLLDSSVLSTGSGTYTLSFDLVGVASSGNLPANHGDSAAVSIWSGTGYNTGNTWPNQLIVSTGTAELQGNGATTVTKVAEQKYTTAGSYNINFDYSGSGAIAIFIGAYNTGGWPHTYASYDNVSVSNNIPVASRPAGTPAMSATPEVSVASVLPVLLLSGSLLHRRRRA from the coding sequence ATGACACTCCCCATCCGCCCTGTGCTTGCAGGGCTCTCGGCCTTCTTCGGCCTATCCGCCATGGCGCAAGCCGTGACCCTATATTCTGCTGATTTCACATCGAACCCCACGGTGTTATCTCAGGAGTATAATTCCTATGGTGATAACGTGAATTTCGGCCAATGGGTCAGTTCCGGCTGGAACAATGCCACCTTGGTCGACGGCTATCTGCGCACCTACAGCGATACGGAAGGATTCCGCGGAGCCTCCGTGCTTCTGGACTCGTCCGTCCTCTCCACCGGATCAGGCACTTACACGCTCTCCTTCGACCTCGTCGGCGTGGCCAGCAGTGGAAATCTCCCGGCCAACCACGGCGACTCCGCCGCGGTAAGCATCTGGTCCGGCACCGGATACAATACCGGCAATACATGGCCGAATCAGCTCATCGTGAGCACCGGCACCGCGGAACTTCAGGGAAATGGCGCGACCACCGTGACAAAGGTCGCGGAGCAGAAATATACCACTGCCGGAAGCTACAATATCAATTTCGATTATTCCGGCTCCGGAGCCATCGCTATCTTTATCGGCGCATACAATACCGGCGGATGGCCGCACACGTATGCGAGCTACGACAATGTGAGCGTCAGCAACAACATTCCAGTCGCCAGCCGCCCGGCAGGCACCCCGGCGATGAGCGCTACCCCGGAAGTCTCCGTGGCGAGCGTCCTCCCGGTGCTGCTTCTTTCCGGCAGCCTGCTCCACCGCCGCCGCCGCGCCTGA